The Actinomycetes bacterium sequence CGTCGGCCCCCTGATCAGAGCAAATTTGTGGTTCTCCTCACCTTTCTGTGGGCAGCGTGATGGTGGGTCCGCCGCAGCAGAGGTAGATCATCGCGATGAGGGCGGTGGCGCTGTGGTGTCCGTAGCCACGGTGGTTGATGAGTCGGATCTTGCTGTTGAGGCCTTCGAGTTTGCTGTTGCTCAGGCCGAGTTCGATGGCGGCGAGGATGCGTTCACGGTTGGCTCGGACGGTCTTGGACAGGGTGAGGAACGCGGGGATGCGGCTGCGGCAGGACCAGGCCAGCCACCAGTCGAGGTGCCCGGGGGCGTCGCGGGGGTCGCGGAGGCGGTAGAGGTCGCGGAGTCCTTCCTTGAGTTGCCAGCAGCGGTAGAGCACCGAGTTGGTCCGCCGCAGTTCTTGGAGCACGTCGAGCTGGGACGGCAGCAGCTGGTCGGGGTCCTTCAGCAGCGCCCATCGGCTGTGCTTGACGCATCGGGCCTGGTCCCGCGGCGCTGGTGCGCTGTCCGCGGGCGGCCGCCCGGGTCCGCGCCGTGGGGCGGTCTTGGCTTTGTCGCGTTCGAGGTTCCAGGCCCACCGGCGGGCCTTGTTGATGGCCTCGTTCGCGAGCGCGACGAGGTGGAACGGGTCGACGCATTGGCGGGCCTGCGGGGCGTGGGTGTCGGTGGCCTTCGCGAACGCGGCACCGAGGTCCATGCTGACCGCTTCCAGTGCCGCGCAACCACTGTCGCCGAGCTGGGCGTAGAACGCGCCCAGGGTCGCGGCGTTCTTGCCCTCACCGGCCCAGACCACCTTGCCCCCTTCGTCGTGGTCGGCGACGACGGTCAGGTAGCGGTGCCCGTTGCGGTAGGAGACCTCGTCGACCCCAATCCGCAGCAGCCCGGCCAACCGGCGGTCATCGATGGCCTCGGCGACGACCCGGGTGACGATCCCCGCGACGGTCTCCCACGAGGTCCGCAGCATCCGGGCGATCGTGGTCTTATCGACGCGCTGCGCCAACCAGGCGACGACGTCCTCGAAGTCACGCGAGTGCCGCGCCCGCGGCCGAGCCCACGGCACCGCCTCGGTGACGACCCGGTCGCACCGCCGGCAGTGCAGGCGGCGGATCTGCGCCTCGAGGAACAGCTTGCTCGCACCCAGGTCCAGGTGCCGCCAGCGCCGGGCCGAGGTGTCGTAGGTGCCCGTGCCCTTCGCACCGCACGGGCACCGGGGACGACCGGGACGGCGACGCAGCCCGACCACGACACCCTCCGGGGCGAACTGCACCGAGGCCACCGAGGCACCCGGGATGGCCAACATCAGGTTGAATGCGGTGGTGACGCGCACGTGCGGCTCACTTCAGGGATCGGTTGCTTGGTCGCTCCGAAACCTACGAGCCCGTACGTGCGCGTCCTCACGCCGGCCCTCAGCGACACCGATCACCAACCACCGCAACCCATCGACGGCCCTAGCGACCCCCCGGAGACCCACGGAAAGCCGAGGAGTCCCAAATTTGTCACAGGACTCTTCAAGACCGGCCACCATGGGGTGGCAGCCCCTGGACATAACCGCGTCAGAGGCCTGAAGCCAGTTCCAGGTAACCCCCCGAGGACCCCTTGGGGCGCCTGAAAATCGGAAGGTCGGCGGTTCGACCCCGCCCCTGGCCACCACGTAACCGCAGATCAGCAAGCCGCGCAGGACGGCGTCCAGGGCAGCCGTGGCGCCGCACACGTCGTCCTCGAACATGTGGGCGTCGACACACCGATGTCGACGTCGAGGCCGTGGCCTGACGCAATCGTCGGCAGCCCCGCACGACCACCCGGCTGGCGCACTTCACGACCTTCACGGCACGCGCCTATGGCTGGACGGCCCCACTCCTGATCGGTGCGCGGGTGCGCGCTGAGCCCGCCCAGCGCGCACCCACTCGGCTGTAGTGATCGTTAGGCGTCTTCTGAGCCGGCGTCCTTGGCGGCGGCCTTGATGTCGTCCGCGGCGACCTTGTCGATGGCCTTCTCGACGATGGCGTCGGCCTTGTCCAGAGCCTTGCGGATCTCCACGGCACCGGGGTCGGAGACCAGGGCCAAGATCCCGGAGTGCCCGGGGGCGATCGCGTCCTGCAGCTCCGCCTCGAGCTCGCTGCGGTGGTGCAGCTCCCTGGCCTTGCCGACACCGGCGCCGGCTGCGCCGAGCACCGCGGCGCTGCCGATGATCGACGGGGGGAACAGCACGCCGAGGACGACCCCACCGACGACGCCCCACCTCAGCCCGTGCCGGGTGCTGTGGTCGGTCGCCTTCTGGATCTCCAGCGTGCCGTCCGCCTCGCGCTTGACGACGAGCACGCCTTCGATCTCCACGCGGCGGCCATCCTCGACGGACTTCAGCGCCTCGTAGGCCTCCCACGCGGTGTCGGTGTCGGGGAAGTCGGCGACGAACAGCGTGTACGCACCGTCGCTGATCGCTGCGGCGGCAATGACCTCTGACTGGTCAGCGGTGCTCTGGTCTTCTGACATCGGACTCTCCTCTTTCGGTGACAGCGGCGAGCGCTAGCTCATGCTCCTTTCGATTGACCCTAGACCGGTCCTCGGCAGGGTGCGCCCCGAGTCGGTTCGGTGGTGATGTCCGGGGTTGGTGGGAACTCCCGTCAAACGATGTGCACGGCGCGAGCCACCACGAGGGCGACCAGGGACAGGGAGATCGCTGACTCGGTGACCGTCAGGAGTTACGTCCGCTGCTTGACCCCTGACACGTCGGTGGACTCACGAGCGGTAGTCGTTGGGATCAGCACCAACTGAATCGGGCAACGACGGCACCGAGCAGCACGTTGTTCGCGTCGGTCGCACGAGGAGACGGACCGGGCGGCATGCTTGTCCGCATTCACTGCCAGGAAGGTCGTTGATGTCCGCCCAACGAGTCGTCCCAGGCCGAGCTGGGTAACACCGGGTACGAGATCTTCATTGGGGCGCTGTCGGTCCTGTCGCTGGTGAACATCGTCCTGATGTCGGTGTTGCGGGACGACGCCACCCAGCAGGTGGTCTACGCCCTCGACGCCCTCCTCAGCATCGTGTTCCTCCTCGACTTCCTGGTCAGGCTCCGCCGGGCACCCGCACGTGCCGACTATGTGTTCCGGCAGTTCGGCTGGGCCGACCTGCTTGCCAGCCTCCCCTTTCCGCAGGTGAAGATCCTGAGGATCTTCCGGCTCATCCGGGTGGCGCGACTGCTGCGTCGGTACGGGGCCCGGAACATCGGCAGGAGCCTCATCAAGGACCGGGCGGGCAGCGCCCTGCTGACCCTGCTGCTCATCGGGATCCTGGTCCTGGAGTTCGGCAGCCTGGTGATGCTGATCCTGGAGAGGAACGCACCTGGGGCGAACATCACGACCGCGTCGGACGCCCTGTGGTACGTCATCGTGACCATGTCGACGGTCGGCTACGGCGACCAGTACCCGGTCAGCAACGCCGGCCGGGAGCTGGGCACGTTCATCATCGTCGTCGGAGTCGGCATCTTCGGCACCCTCACCGGTTACCTCGCCAACCTCTTCCTCGCCCCGCGGACGGAAGGTCCGGCGAAGCAGGACGAGACGGCGGACCACAACGCGATGCTCAAAGTCCAACACCTCCAGCAGCTGCTGGAACAGCAGCAGGTCGCTCTGGCGCAACTCGAGCGCGAGATCGGCGACGGCCGAGGAGCCGACTCTGGCGGTGTGAGGGCTTGCCGGGTGGGACAGTGAGGAGGAGCAGGTAGCGCGATTTCGTGTGGTGACGGGGAGGTTGGGGGAGCAATGAACAGTGAGGGCTCGCTGAGCGGTCCGAGTTCGTCGTCTCGGGGTGTGGCTGACGTTGCGGTTCCGGCGCCCGCGAGGAAGCTGGCCCACCTGAGCCCGCAGGAGCGTGGGGCCAGGGGGAAGGCGGCGCGCAACGAGGTGCCCCGGTCCAGTCATGGGCGGTGGGAGCCGGCGGTGAACCGGCGGGACCCGATCGAACTGCTGGAGGAGCAGGCGGCCAGCCGGGTGCCCGAGCTGGTTCCGATCCGCTATGGCCGGATGCTGGTCTCGCCGTTCACCTTCTACCGGGGCGCGGCGCTGATCATGGCGGCTGACCTGGCCGCGACTCCCCGCTCGGGGTTGACCGTGCAGGTCTGTGGGGATGCGCACCTGTCGAACTTCGGGGTGTTCGCCTCGCCGGAGCGGCGGGCGATGTTCGACATCAACGACTTCGACGAGACGCTGCCCGGCCCGTGGGAGTGGGACGTGAAACGGCTGGCGGCGAGCTTCGAGGTCGCCGGCCGGGACCGCGGGTTCACCCCGGCGCAGCGGCGCGGGATCGTGATGGCCGGGGTGGCGGAGTATCGGAGGTGGATGAGGCAGGCCGCACAGCTGCGCAACCTGGACGTGTGGTACGCCCACATCGAGGTGGAGGCGCTGTTTGAGCAGCTGAGGAAAGTGGCCACCGCCAAGCAGCAGGCCAAGGCGCAGGCGAACTTGGCGAAGGCCAGGACCCGGGACAGCATGCAGGCGTTCTCCAAGCTCACCCACGAGGTCGGCGGGGAGCGCCGGATCGACGCGGACCCGCCGCTGATCGTCCCGATCGAGGACCTGATGCCCGCCGGCGCGGAACGTGAGCAGGTCGAAGGCGAGCTCCGAGGGCTGATCCGGTCCTATCGGCGGACCCTGCAGACCGACCGGCGGCACCTGCTCGAGGACTTCGACTACGTGCACGCCGCCCGCAAGGTCGTCGGTGTCGGCAGCGTCGGCACCCGGGCCTGGATCCTGCTGCTGCTCGGCCGCGATGGCGGTGACCCGCTGTTCCTGCAGGCCAAGGAGGCCCAAGAGTCGGTCCTGGAGCGGTTCGTCGGCAAGAGCCAGCACGCCAACCACGGCCAGCGAGTGGTGGCCGGCCAACACCTGATGCAGGCGGCCAGCGACATCTTCCTCGGCTGGCAGCGCGTCACCGGGTTCGACGGGCAGGTCCGTGACTTCTACCTGCGCCAGCTGCGGGACTGGAAGGGCTCCGCCGACGTCGACACCATGGCCGCTTCGCTGATGACCCTGTACGCGCGGATTTGCGGGGCGGCTCTGGCCCGTGCGCACGCCCGCTCCGGCGACCGGATCGCCATCGCGTCCTACCTGGGCACCAGCGACGCCTTCGACCGGGCCATCGCCGACTTCTCCACCGCCTACGCCGACCAAAACGAACGCGACTACCAGACCCTGGTCGACGCAGTCAGCACCGGCCGGCTCAGCGCGCAGACCGGCCTGTAACCGCGGGCGGCCAGCTCGAAGGGTTCCCCTCTGTGTGGTTCGGGCGCGGCGTTCTCAGGACGGCAGCGTCCAGCTTCGCCGGGGGTCGAGGCGGGGCATGACCCGAGCGCCAATGTCGGTGAGAACCGACAGTTGCTCAGGGGACAAAGCGTCGAGGAGCAGCTCACGTACGGTCCGGACGTGGCCGGGGGCAGCGGCCGCAACCTTGGCCAGCCCAGCGTCGGTCAAGGTGGCGTTAGTACGACGGCCGGCGCCGGAGCAACGTCGGCGCTGAAGGTATCCCCGCTTCTCCAGCCGGCTCGCCACGTGCGACAGCCGTGACAGCGACGCGGACGAGATGGCGGCCAGCTCGCTCATCTGGATCGTGCGCTCGGGCAGCTCCGACAACATCGCCAGCACCGTGTACTCGAAGAAGGTCAGATCGGCGTCGCGCTGTAGTTGGGCGTCCAGCGCGGCGGGGAGCTTCATCATGATCGCGGCCATGGCCATCCAGGCCAGCCTTTCCTCGCAGGTGAGCCAGCGCACGTCATCGTCGGTGCCGGCGGGGACAACGCCGGCGTTTGAGTCGGCCATTGGGCCACCGTACCAGCGAACTTGACGCGTCAAGTTGGAGGACTAGGGTCAAGTTGATGCTTCAAGTTTCTACCTGGAGGTACCGATGAAGGCACTGGCGATCGCGGGCAGAGACGCCGCCCCGGCGGTGGCGGAGATCCCGACCCCCGAACCGGCTACGGGCGAGGTGCGCCTGAGGCTTGAGGCTGCCTCGGTCAACGGGTTCGACCTGGCCGTGGCCGCCGGATACGTCTGGGACGTCATGCCGCACGAGTTCCCGGTGGTGCTGGGCCGCGACTTCGTCGGCACCGTCGACGCGGTCGGCGCCGACGTCACCCAGGTGAAGGTCGGCGACCGCGTCGCCGGACTCATCGCCGGTGGGCTTGGCGCCGGTGGGATCGGCCAGAGCGTCGTGGCTGCGGCTGACTCACTCGTCGTCGTGCCCGCCGGGCTGTCGTCGGTCGACGCCGCCGCGGTCGGTCTAGCCGGTATCGCAGCTCTGGACGCGGTGGATGCCGCCGGCGTCACAGCCGACGACACGGTGCTCGTCTCCGGTGCCGCGGGCGGCGTCGGTTCGCTGGCGGTGCAGCTGGCGTCCGCGCGCGGTGCCGCCGTCATCGCGACCGCCCGGCCCGGTGAGCAGGCCGACTTCGTCAGCTCGCTCGGCGCCAAGCACGTCGTCGACTACGCCGGTGACGTCGCGGCCGCCGTCCGAGAGATCGAGCCGGACGGGGTCGACAAGGTTGTGCACGCGGCCGGCGACCCTGCCGCGCTGGCCACCACGCTGCGAGCCGGGGGCGTGCTGTCTTCGCTCGTCGGCGCCGCCGCCGAGCAGCTCGGGCGTGCCGACGTCACTGTCACCGCGGTGATGGCCCACGCCACGCCTGAGAAGCTCGCTGACCTGCTGGCCCAGGTAGCCGACGGTCGGCTGCAGGTGCACGTCGGCGCCACCGTCCCGATCGAGCGGGCCGGCGACGCGCTGTCCGCGTTCAGCGG is a genomic window containing:
- a CDS encoding NADP-dependent oxidoreductase; this encodes MKALAIAGRDAAPAVAEIPTPEPATGEVRLRLEAASVNGFDLAVAAGYVWDVMPHEFPVVLGRDFVGTVDAVGADVTQVKVGDRVAGLIAGGLGAGGIGQSVVAAADSLVVVPAGLSSVDAAAVGLAGIAALDAVDAAGVTADDTVLVSGAAGGVGSLAVQLASARGAAVIATARPGEQADFVSSLGAKHVVDYAGDVAAAVREIEPDGVDKVVHAAGDPAALATTLRAGGVLSSLVGAAAEQLGRADVTVTAVMAHATPEKLADLLAQVADGRLQVHVGATVPIERAGDALSAFSGTLGKVIVTG
- a CDS encoding DUF1269 domain-containing protein, yielding MSEDQSTADQSEVIAAAAISDGAYTLFVADFPDTDTAWEAYEALKSVEDGRRVEIEGVLVVKREADGTLEIQKATDHSTRHGLRWGVVGGVVLGVLFPPSIIGSAAVLGAAGAGVGKARELHHRSELEAELQDAIAPGHSGILALVSDPGAVEIRKALDKADAIVEKAIDKVAADDIKAAAKDAGSEDA
- a CDS encoding potassium channel family protein, whose amino-acid sequence is MGALSVLSLVNIVLMSVLRDDATQQVVYALDALLSIVFLLDFLVRLRRAPARADYVFRQFGWADLLASLPFPQVKILRIFRLIRVARLLRRYGARNIGRSLIKDRAGSALLTLLLIGILVLEFGSLVMLILERNAPGANITTASDALWYVIVTMSTVGYGDQYPVSNAGRELGTFIIVVGVGIFGTLTGYLANLFLAPRTEGPAKQDETADHNAMLKVQHLQQLLEQQQVALAQLEREIGDGRGADSGGVRACRVGQ
- a CDS encoding ISL3 family transposase, producing MRVTTAFNLMLAIPGASVASVQFAPEGVVVGLRRRPGRPRCPCGAKGTGTYDTSARRWRHLDLGASKLFLEAQIRRLHCRRCDRVVTEAVPWARPRARHSRDFEDVVAWLAQRVDKTTIARMLRTSWETVAGIVTRVVAEAIDDRRLAGLLRIGVDEVSYRNGHRYLTVVADHDEGGKVVWAGEGKNAATLGAFYAQLGDSGCAALEAVSMDLGAAFAKATDTHAPQARQCVDPFHLVALANEAINKARRWAWNLERDKAKTAPRRGPGRPPADSAPAPRDQARCVKHSRWALLKDPDQLLPSQLDVLQELRRTNSVLYRCWQLKEGLRDLYRLRDPRDAPGHLDWWLAWSCRSRIPAFLTLSKTVRANRERILAAIELGLSNSKLEGLNSKIRLINHRGYGHHSATALIAMIYLCCGGPTITLPTER
- a CDS encoding DUF2252 domain-containing protein, with amino-acid sequence MADVAVPAPARKLAHLSPQERGARGKAARNEVPRSSHGRWEPAVNRRDPIELLEEQAASRVPELVPIRYGRMLVSPFTFYRGAALIMAADLAATPRSGLTVQVCGDAHLSNFGVFASPERRAMFDINDFDETLPGPWEWDVKRLAASFEVAGRDRGFTPAQRRGIVMAGVAEYRRWMRQAAQLRNLDVWYAHIEVEALFEQLRKVATAKQQAKAQANLAKARTRDSMQAFSKLTHEVGGERRIDADPPLIVPIEDLMPAGAEREQVEGELRGLIRSYRRTLQTDRRHLLEDFDYVHAARKVVGVGSVGTRAWILLLLGRDGGDPLFLQAKEAQESVLERFVGKSQHANHGQRVVAGQHLMQAASDIFLGWQRVTGFDGQVRDFYLRQLRDWKGSADVDTMAASLMTLYARICGAALARAHARSGDRIAIASYLGTSDAFDRAIADFSTAYADQNERDYQTLVDAVSTGRLSAQTGL
- a CDS encoding MarR family transcriptional regulator, which produces MADSNAGVVPAGTDDDVRWLTCEERLAWMAMAAIMMKLPAALDAQLQRDADLTFFEYTVLAMLSELPERTIQMSELAAISSASLSRLSHVASRLEKRGYLQRRRCSGAGRRTNATLTDAGLAKVAAAAPGHVRTVRELLLDALSPEQLSVLTDIGARVMPRLDPRRSWTLPS